The Oryza brachyantha chromosome 7, ObraRS2, whole genome shotgun sequence genomic interval TCATATATTATGTCTTTCTATGGATCTATTTACAAAAtaagtttctaaaaataactaaaatttaaaatttcctGGCTCCTGAACATCTTATGCTTTTGTTGTCTTCTTAATATCCAAGGGATTTCGGTAACACACCGGCAATCTGCactctcaatttttttacagGTTATGGTTTTACCGAATATTCATAAAACTATTTGGGTAACAAGGAACAAACCTAATTGTCACTGATAATCTGAGAGACCCAATGAATATGGCAGGCTAGACTCCCCTGCCACACATTTATACTCCAGCCTActtcaatttttatttctcacaGTTAGACTTTTACATATACCTTTGATCATacttattaaaatacatagttgtgatttattttaatattatagaaactttaaggacaacttataattttatatatttatataaaaaattgaataagacgattGGTTAAACATAGATCAGCGAGTGAACGACgtcgaatgaaaaaaatcaaagagagTATTATATAATGATTCTGCCATCACTCTGtttactaaaatattgtttactaaaatattatatattacttatataaTGACGCGTGCCTGCCTTTTTGACACTCCTAATGTTTTACCGCAAGTTACTGAAACTTTCTATTGTGTTGTCTCGGTTTCTTATGATGATCTGTTGCCAAAACTAATCACTCCGGCACAATGGCCCGGTTAATCTATGTGACAAAATAATCCTGTAGTAAAACATGTGTCGTCAGGCAGTAAATTCTTAACGGAATATAAGATTTAATCTGTGAAGTTAATATTAACTGATTTGTCATTGAAAGCacctatttagttttttttaataaaggcACTGTTCACCAATAGTTTGTGAGttaaatagttttataatatatctatactgaaaatattactatatttattttataaactcGGTTAAACTTGACTAGATTTGAtttataacaatataaatattctataatatagtataaaaaGAAGGGAGTAGAATGCTAATGGGTACTGCACCTCGTCCTGAGAGCAAGAGCTAATGGCTGTAGTACTAGAGGCAACAAAAAAGCGTTTGGTTAGACCTATTTAcgaacaaaatataatttataaataatactttatacgtatatttttagcgattaaaagctaaagttaaaaaataaattttggcaaaaaaaacataaaatcatttcttcatttaagattgaaaattaaaatttagcttataaaagagaaaataagtaTCTGTGTTAGTATATGGTGGCATGCCGACACGCTGCCACGGAGTTGTACATACAAAAGAGTTGACGAGTAATCCAAGTAGTAGGCTGCGTTACCTTTACCGTGGTTACCGTGCACGCTGGGACGGTATTGGTTATCATCGGTGATAGCATCACGTgaatttggacaaaattttaaaatgttaaaaatatttgtggaaAGAAATCACAAATAGTTTTGGGAATAGATATGTATTTGTAAAGAAGTTTAGTGTTAAAATTTACGAAAATAACAATTCTACCACCATATTTTAAACCAAAACCGACTAAATAGgagaaaaatgaataaatgttGAGGATActatatcataattttttccaTAATGCTTACTTGCCATTTATCCATaactttttaaacattttaggAGACCACCGGCATGCGCGACGTGTTCTCACCGATATTTGTGACCCTCCATATATCTCTATTTATGTTATGGATAGTATTTCATATTTGGTTGTATCGTTTATTATTCTACCATCGACACTATAATATACGAATAATAGACTATAAACCTTCTCCTCATCGATATATTATGGTACAtgcatgaattttaaattttaattgtgtTGTATATTTATTGGTGAAATGGGAATTgccatttataattatttgaatatCAATTAGCAAAGGTcatgccaaaattttcaatttaccAATTAATATGCCCTACATGTACCAAACATATCATATCATAGTATCTATTTCCTGTTTCCAcaacttttttaaaactttttaggacattctatatttattatccTAGGACCAAATAGGCTGTCAAACCATGCGATAATTTCCTAAAACAACGGAGAAGCCACAGAGACCTTGGAGTTTGATTTCCAATTTTGAAGATGAATTTTTCACGGTTTTAACGGCtataactgattttttttaccttgtaGCTATTTTGGAAAACTTTTATCATAAATAGATCCTTAGAAAAACTTTGAAGAAATGGACCTTTTTGCTCGGTGCAAAGGTCCAATGTCTCGATGGCAAAGACGATGGTGCCGCTCCTTGGATGGCTACGATATTGACTTGGAGAAGGTCGGCGCCAAAGAGGATATGtttgcaaaaagaaagaaaaataatctatacgtaaaacaatatatttataaataggtcCTTGGTGCTAATATGGCTTCACTGAGGactattcattttttcttaCACATAGTcctttttctagattatttttacaaatagaccctcagggcgtgacatctTCTCTTTGTATTGGCTACTGGGGTATGGGGTAAGGGTCTCGGTGCCAATGACTGTGGTGCTGAAACATTGGACAGTGCACAGAGAAAAAGTCCATTTGATTcaggtttttttaaaatccatttataaaataagttttctaaaatgactaaaatgtaaaaaatgcTGACGGCTATAAATCATGATATTAGACCTATATAAGGCTATTAACATATTCTAACACTGAAACTGTTATATTGAGTCCTAAAAGCAATTAGGGGTGTCTTAATTGTTAATGAATTCAATTATATCCAttttgtcttaaaatataaggggtcatgaatttttattttttccttttacatGGGGAAGTTGTTTGGACAAATTTTAAACCCTGAAAGTTGATATAGTTTGAGACGAAGTATTTCaaacatttattaattgattccAAATACGTACCTCATTTTAGTTAAAAGTCATATTGCCAAAAAAGATTGATAAGGGTCGGCGAATATAGAAATACATTGtcaggtttttttatttcattcaaAAGACGAAAAGATGAATATTTGGCACGATCTCGTGTGTGCATACGCCGTGGCTAATCTACGTGTCCATATATCTTTTCatgattttcaaaattaaacagGTGCAATTTAAAAAAGCTgggcacaattttttttatcaaaaataacATGGTTGCTGAGTACTCGTTAGCACAATTTGTGTGAAAAGTACTTTGATTATTCGCACATGTTGCAAGATTTTTGTTATGGAAATAATCCACATAACTAGAGATCTTCTGGgaaatagattaattgaaagaacaaaataaGCTGAACCCATATTTCAAGATTTTTGTTATGGAAATGATTCACTTAACCTGAACAAGgtacattttttaattaattgaaagaacaaaataaGCTGAACTCATATTTCAAGATTTCCGGGAAAAAGATAGTTCTTTCAGAGCTACTACTATAATCAAAATGGATTAATTGAAAGAGCAAGATAACCTAAACAAGGTACATGTCAGCTGAGTCCCTAAAATGTATCCACAAACCAAAAAAGTACATCCTGTTCCTTCTCCATTCAACTAAAGTTGTTGTTCACCCGCTTACTCAATGCATTCTCCATACTTTCAATAAGATATCCATGATCAATCTTTGGCCATGCAAATATTCCCAGCTAGGCAATATATTCCTTAATAAGCTATCTTTGTGCCCCCAGGCATTTCCTTTCTCGGCTAAGAGCTCACATCTCACACTTCCAATGTTCAAATTTCCATTCCTAGTGGTCGAAATTAGAATATAACTGGCTAATCTGAAAGGAACTATCCTTGCAAGTAGACCTTTTCCTAAAGCAAAACATAAACTGAGTTATCAGGCACATTTATCTCGGTTTCCATGCTGACAGAATCTTGTGATACTACTCTACAAAAATCTACACCAAACTAAATAATCAACCACAAGCAACCTGAGTAGAAAACATCCAAAAGCTGCCAACCCATCTTGGTTCATATAAATAGACCCTCTGATGGAACCCTTGGTCTTCATCAATTGCCGCATACGGCAGCTGCACCTTCACATCCTACGAGAACAAAACTGTTCCTTTCTCTGATTCTCTCTGACTTGTGTGACAAATTCAGTCGAAGAAATGGCCTCCACCGTGCTCATTCTCTTTGCATCACTCCTTGCACCGTTCTTATTCTTCTTGCCTGGTGTTGACGCAGACACTAGCAGTAATGTGTTCAGTGTGCAGAGTTACGGGGCTCATGGAGATGGACAACATGATGACACCAAAGTGAGCACAACGCAGCCACAAACTTGTTCTGTTCGGTAGCAGATTACAGTTTCCAAAACCTAAccagttttgtttttgtttgtcacATTCTATAGGCATTGGGAGATACCTGGTCTGCAGCTTGCTCCTCTGCGAAACCTGCAGTTGTGCTCATTCCCAAGGGCAAGAAATACCTCACCAAGCACACCACACTATTTGGTCCATGCAAATCCAGCATCATGTTCATGGTaagacataattaattaaattctcAAAAGTTTGTTTAGATGTATGTACATATCTATGTAAGAAAAGAATCTAAATTCCAATTTTACTTTGGAAAATCTCCAGGTGAAGGGTACTTTGGTGGCTTCTCCCGAGAGGTCAGACTGGAGTAAGGAGACTATAAGGCATTGGATCCTGATCAGTGGTGTCACTGCTCTAACTGTCACTGGTGGTGGGACCATCGATGGAAATGGCATGATTTGGTGGCAAAATTCATGCAAAACCAACTCAAAGCTACCCTGCACAGAAGCTCCAACAGTACGTACTTGGTTACACATTTTCCTATACTACGATCAACATTCCAATGCAATAACCACCCTTCATAACCATTTCATCTCAAAAACTCTAACTTTCTTTCATTTAATTTGACAGGCATTGACATTCCTTTCCTGCAAGAACCTGAAAGTGGAGAACCTGAAGGTGGTGGATAGCCAACAAATTCAGATTTCAGTGGAGGATTGCACCGATGTGAAGGTCTCTCGCGTATCGATCACAGCACCAGAAACCAGCCCAAACACCGATGGCATCCACATCACACGCAGTAGAGATGTTCAGGTGATGGACTGCACGATCAAGACCGGAGACGACTGCATGTCGATCGAGGACGGAACCGACAACCTATATGTCAAGAACATCGTGTGTGGGCCTGGACATGGCATCAGCATTGGGAGCTTGGGCGATCACAACTCTGAAGCTCAtgtcaacaacgtcaccattgaCACTGTCAGGCTATATGGCACAACCAATGGAGCTCGCATCAAGACATGGCAGGGAGGAAAGGGTTCTGCGAAGAACATCGTATTCCAGAACATGATCATGAACAATGTCCGGAACCCGATCATCATCGACCAAAATTACTGTGACTCTTCTACACCCTGCAAGCAACAGGTATACAAAATTAGACTTAATTTCATCTTAAATTTCAATGTCTAAGTTGAATTTCTTTCGCAAATATTTCTTCACTTGCACGGTTAAGCTTAACTCGACATACATTTTTTGTTGCAGAAATCTGCGGTGGAGGTGAGCAACGTGCTATTTAAGAACATTCAGGGCACAAGTGCATCAGAGGAGACCATCATGCTGCATTGCAGCAGCAGTGTGCCTTGCCATGGTGTAACCTTGGAGAACATCAAGCTCACTCTCAAGGCAGGTAGCAGTGATGCCAAGAGCACCTGCCAAAATGCAGAATGGAAGAAATTTGGGAGTGTCAGTCCTCAGCCATGTGGTTTTAAAAACTGATGTGGAAAAGCAAGGAACATGCGTCCAAGCAGAACATGTAAAGGGATGGATATTTACGGTTATTGAGAAAGTATCAAAAtgtaccaattttttattgtaaaattttgatgccCCCTACTAACCTAGTACTTGgagttatcatattttctgATATAAATACTTGGTAACTCCTGATATcttcttaaggatggtaaaataacTACGTATGGATATATGACAGATGTAGAAGCTGGAGTGATATCCATTATCAAGAAAAAATTGGTATCACTGTCACACTGCATAGCAccccaaaagagaaaaaactagAAAGAGAATGACTGAACAAACTTCTGGAGTTCTTGTAGTACGCTAACAACGTGTATATGTGATTGCGTTCAGATGATTGTTTGTAACATATATCGTTGTACATTATCTTTGATGTTTATGAGTTTTTTGGATTTTCAAATGTTATTATAATTGGAAGTTAATTAAGAGGAgtaatgtttttgattgaGACCATGACTTGTCCACCCCCAACATAGATGTTTAAATAAGTGCATATCAAAAAATAACCGTTCCGTCTTGCCACAAAGCATCGATGCTTGATGAAGCACCAATGCTTAGTAAGCTGCTCATTGAAAACTTATCTCAATTACATGCTTTAAGCACTTGGAGATGCTTGCATCGGATGAGAGGATTCTTAAATTAATAGATGTTTTAACTTGTTACACGCCCTATATTAGCAACTCACACTGTAGATTCCCTAGAGAATTGGAGTACTCTATAAGCAAAGCATTGGACCATTACATGAAGTGTTACCGGTAACAACACTGGTTGCACGTTTCTACGGTGACAGCGGTGGCGTGACAAGctagggcgacgacggcgatgaaGAAGGATTCAAGAAAAGGAGAGACTGAGAGAGGGAGTATGAGAAAGAGAGAACGAGAGAAAGCGGCGGATAGGCTTGGCCACTATGGTGGTGACGCAGGGAGCTAGACTTTCTATTTCTCCTCTTTTATATGGCTGCTAGCTAGGCACCTGGGCCTAATGGGCTGCTATTACTTGGCTGGCTGCTTTGCTGAGGGATA includes:
- the LOC102713098 gene encoding polygalacturonase-like, whose product is MASTVLILFASLLAPFLFFLPGVDADTSSNVFSVQSYGAHGDGQHDDTKALGDTWSAACSSAKPAVVLIPKGKKYLTKHTTLFGPCKSSIMFMVKGTLVASPERSDWSKETIRHWILISGVTALTVTGGGTIDGNGMIWWQNSCKTNSKLPCTEAPTALTFLSCKNLKVENLKVVDSQQIQISVEDCTDVKVSRVSITAPETSPNTDGIHITRSRDVQVMDCTIKTGDDCMSIEDGTDNLYVKNIVCGPGHGISIGSLGDHNSEAHVNNVTIDTVRLYGTTNGARIKTWQGGKGSAKNIVFQNMIMNNVRNPIIIDQNYCDSSTPCKQQKSAVEVSNVLFKNIQGTSASEETIMLHCSSSVPCHGVTLENIKLTLKAGSSDAKSTCQNAEWKKFGSVSPQPCGFKN